One Streptomyces sp. RPA4-2 genomic window carries:
- a CDS encoding TIM-barrel domain-containing protein, with the protein MDGRDLVRSVKAVGSTGAAQGLRTVRAAWRRRRADAAGLPRRGAERARVPGPVQAVEPGPGGGVVRFSRSELRIMVAVSGAVFWGWDGVGPEPSYGLAGRCPEPDPRAVLEPDKDGGWRVVAERVTVVVSRHGAVEVRTPGGVILRRDLPPRWWEPVGGGTARWMQRSEVAADARFFGLGGRAAGPRLRDGTYRLWNTDPGHAFAPGDDPLYITMPVQMVVADAATHLVFHDSSWDGTVVLREGEEGAGSGHDRAGTCELRMDGGPLRCWVIVGTPARVLHAWVSLTGAPALPPAWALGHHHARWGFGSEQEVRRIVAGYQERDLPLDAVHLDIDHYDAHQVFTVDRERFPKLPALAGDLRRDGIRLVSIVDAAVKAEPGNAVYDSGVAENAFVRDASGRPVRGVVWPGDSVHPDFTDARVRQWWGGLYEERLAQGFAGFWHDMNEPTSFTAFGESTLPRSARHSLEGRGGDHREAHNVYALGMAGAAYEGLRQLVPQERPFLFSRSGWAGMQRYGGTWSGDVATGWPGLRASLSLVLGLGLCGVPYSGPDVGGFDGSPSPELYLRWFQLGAYLPLFRTHASLRAGRREPWEFGADVLEHARVALVERRRLLPYFVTLAHLAARTGAPYVRPVWWGAPEDRALRDCEDTFLLGDCLLVAPVLDHGADRRAVQLPRGRWYDTVTEEAYEGPAQVLLDAPLSRIPVLARAGAVLPVRGDDGALELEVWAPARGRAGGGLVVPDEGDGWDEPEVERYVTRWEGEHVVVRREGDNGASEPERPVRMRGLGTL; encoded by the coding sequence GGGGGGCCGAGCGTGCACGGGTGCCGGGCCCGGTGCAGGCCGTGGAACCGGGGCCCGGCGGTGGTGTCGTCCGGTTCAGCCGATCGGAACTGCGGATCATGGTCGCGGTGAGCGGCGCGGTGTTCTGGGGCTGGGACGGCGTCGGTCCGGAGCCGTCGTACGGGCTCGCCGGCCGTTGTCCGGAACCTGACCCGCGGGCCGTCCTGGAGCCCGACAAGGACGGCGGGTGGCGGGTGGTGGCCGAACGGGTGACGGTCGTCGTCTCGCGGCACGGCGCCGTCGAGGTGCGCACCCCTGGTGGGGTGATCCTACGCCGCGATCTGCCGCCCCGCTGGTGGGAGCCGGTCGGCGGGGGCACGGCGCGCTGGATGCAGCGTTCGGAAGTGGCCGCCGACGCTCGGTTCTTCGGTCTTGGCGGGCGGGCGGCGGGTCCTCGGTTGCGCGACGGCACGTACCGGTTGTGGAACACCGATCCGGGGCATGCCTTCGCGCCCGGCGACGACCCGCTGTACATCACCATGCCCGTGCAGATGGTGGTCGCCGACGCGGCCACCCATCTCGTGTTCCACGACTCCTCGTGGGACGGCACGGTGGTTCTGCGCGAGGGTGAGGAGGGCGCGGGCTCCGGACACGACCGGGCCGGGACGTGCGAGCTGCGGATGGACGGCGGACCACTGCGCTGCTGGGTCATAGTGGGCACTCCCGCGCGCGTGCTGCACGCCTGGGTGTCGCTGACCGGGGCCCCCGCGCTGCCGCCCGCCTGGGCGCTGGGCCACCATCACGCGCGCTGGGGCTTCGGCAGTGAGCAGGAGGTGCGGCGGATCGTCGCGGGCTACCAGGAGCGTGATCTGCCGCTCGACGCGGTTCATCTGGACATCGACCACTACGACGCGCACCAGGTGTTCACCGTCGACCGGGAGCGCTTCCCGAAACTGCCGGCGCTCGCCGGGGATCTGCGTCGTGACGGTATCCGGCTGGTGTCCATCGTCGACGCGGCCGTCAAGGCCGAGCCGGGCAACGCGGTGTACGACAGTGGCGTCGCCGAGAACGCCTTCGTGAGGGATGCCTCGGGCCGGCCCGTACGCGGTGTGGTGTGGCCCGGGGACTCGGTCCATCCGGACTTCACGGACGCGCGCGTGCGGCAGTGGTGGGGCGGTCTCTACGAGGAGCGGCTCGCGCAGGGGTTCGCGGGGTTCTGGCACGACATGAACGAACCCACGTCGTTCACGGCCTTCGGGGAGTCGACGCTGCCGCGGTCGGCGCGGCATTCCCTGGAGGGGCGCGGGGGTGACCATCGTGAGGCGCACAATGTGTACGCCCTGGGGATGGCCGGGGCCGCGTACGAGGGTCTGCGCCAACTGGTCCCCCAGGAGCGGCCGTTCCTCTTCTCGCGCTCGGGGTGGGCCGGAATGCAGCGCTACGGGGGGACCTGGTCCGGGGACGTGGCCACCGGCTGGCCCGGGTTGCGGGCGTCGCTGTCGTTGGTGCTGGGACTCGGTCTGTGCGGGGTGCCGTACTCGGGTCCCGACGTGGGCGGCTTCGACGGGAGTCCGTCGCCGGAGCTGTATCTGCGGTGGTTCCAGCTCGGCGCGTATCTCCCGCTGTTCCGTACGCACGCGAGTCTGCGGGCGGGGCGCCGGGAGCCCTGGGAGTTCGGTGCCGACGTTCTGGAGCACGCGCGCGTGGCGCTCGTCGAGCGGCGGCGGCTGTTGCCGTACTTCGTGACGCTCGCGCATCTGGCGGCCCGTACCGGAGCGCCGTACGTGCGTCCGGTGTGGTGGGGCGCGCCCGAGGACCGGGCGCTGCGCGACTGCGAGGACACCTTCCTGCTCGGCGACTGTCTCCTCGTGGCGCCGGTGCTGGACCACGGGGCGGACCGGCGTGCGGTCCAGCTGCCGCGGGGGCGCTGGTACGACACCGTCACCGAAGAGGCCTACGAGGGGCCGGCCCAGGTGCTGCTCGACGCCCCCTTGTCGCGGATTCCGGTCCTGGCGCGCGCGGGTGCCGTTCTGCCCGTCCGGGGCGATGACGGCGCTCTGGAGCTGGAGGTGTGGGCTCCCGCGCGCGGGCGGGCCGGTGGTGGCCTCGTGGTGCCCGACGAGGGCGACGGCTGGGACGAGCCCGAGGTGGAACGCTATGTGACGCGTTGGGAGGGGGAGCACGTGGTCGTCCGGCGGGAGGGGGACAACGGCGCGAGCGAGCCGGAGCGTCCCGTTCGGATGCGGGGTCTCGGGACGCTCTGA
- a CDS encoding NUDIX domain-containing protein encodes MSETPHPPADFAPDSHCSSCGAPYGEGISGWPRTCAACGTVAYRNPLPVAVALQPVYDAAGTALVVITRTIAPARGGIALPGGFIDDREDWRHAVVRELREETGIDAAGREVRLADAMSSPAGHLLLFGLLPERPAADLPVSAATDETEGWHLLRRPAELAFPLHTLAAGAWFEGRY; translated from the coding sequence GTGTCCGAAACCCCGCACCCGCCTGCCGACTTCGCCCCGGACTCGCACTGTTCGAGTTGCGGAGCACCCTACGGAGAGGGCATCTCCGGCTGGCCCCGCACCTGCGCGGCCTGTGGCACCGTCGCCTACCGCAACCCCTTGCCGGTCGCGGTGGCCCTGCAGCCCGTCTACGACGCCGCGGGCACCGCCCTGGTCGTCATCACCCGGACCATCGCCCCCGCGCGCGGGGGCATCGCATTGCCCGGAGGCTTCATCGACGACCGGGAGGACTGGCGGCACGCCGTCGTCCGGGAGCTCAGGGAAGAGACGGGCATCGACGCCGCCGGCCGCGAGGTACGCCTCGCGGACGCGATGAGCTCCCCCGCGGGCCACCTGCTGCTCTTCGGCCTCCTCCCGGAGCGCCCGGCGGCCGACCTGCCGGTCTCCGCCGCCACGGACGAGACCGAGGGCTGGCACCTGCTGCGCAGACCGGCCGAACTCGCCTTCCCGCTGCACACCCTGGCGGCCGGGGCATGGTTCGAGGGACGGTACTGA
- a CDS encoding Zn-ribbon domain-containing OB-fold protein, which produces MVAGWFAGDGDGFHLLGTRCSACASVFFPREDGFCRNPGCPGGDLNEVPLSRRGRIWSYTDSRYRPPSPYVTDPELSWEPYALIAVELESERIVVLGQTVPGVSTVDLAVGMEVEVVPGVLNEDEETTWTTWHWRPTGVTA; this is translated from the coding sequence GTGGTCGCCGGATGGTTCGCCGGAGACGGGGACGGGTTCCATCTGCTCGGCACGCGCTGCTCGGCGTGCGCCTCGGTCTTCTTCCCCCGCGAGGACGGCTTCTGCCGCAATCCCGGCTGCCCCGGCGGAGACCTGAACGAGGTCCCGCTCTCCCGGCGCGGTCGCATCTGGTCCTACACGGACAGCCGGTACCGGCCACCGTCACCGTATGTGACCGATCCGGAACTCTCGTGGGAGCCCTACGCGTTGATCGCTGTGGAGCTGGAATCCGAGCGGATCGTCGTACTCGGCCAGACGGTTCCCGGTGTCTCCACCGTCGATCTGGCGGTGGGCATGGAGGTGGAGGTCGTCCCCGGTGTCCTGAACGAGGACGAGGAGACGACGTGGACGACGTGGCACTGGCGGCCGACGGGGGTGACGGCATGA
- a CDS encoding lipid-transfer protein — protein sequence MSGEVAVLGAGMHPWGKWGHGFVEYGVAAARAALADAGVDWRDVDSVVGADTVRGGYPGHVAGATFAKALGWQGARVTSVYAACASGAQAVGTARAQILSGLADLVLVVGADAAPKGFFRPAGGDRPDDPDWLRFRVLGATNPTYFGLYARRRMAVHGDTLEDFAQVKVKNAAFGALNPNARYRKRVTAEEVAGSAVVADPLRLLDICATSDGGAALVLSSMEFARRHGTADPVRIRAVSTVTPRYPHTVLDLPDIATDSAAAVEPAADTFRASIARAAYEEAGIGPEDLSLAEVYDLSTALELQWYEDLGLCTEGEAAKLLWEGATALGGRIPVNASGGLASFGEAVPAQAIAQVCELTWQLRGHAGDRQVGGARVGITANQGLFGHGSSVVAVR from the coding sequence ATGAGCGGCGAGGTGGCGGTGCTCGGCGCGGGCATGCACCCCTGGGGCAAGTGGGGACACGGCTTCGTCGAGTACGGGGTCGCGGCGGCCCGCGCGGCGCTGGCCGACGCGGGGGTCGACTGGCGTGACGTCGACTCGGTCGTGGGCGCGGACACCGTGCGCGGTGGCTATCCCGGACACGTGGCGGGCGCGACCTTCGCGAAGGCGCTCGGCTGGCAGGGAGCACGGGTGACGAGCGTGTACGCGGCGTGCGCCTCCGGGGCGCAGGCCGTCGGCACCGCGCGGGCGCAGATCCTGTCGGGTCTCGCGGACCTGGTGCTCGTAGTGGGCGCGGACGCGGCGCCCAAGGGGTTCTTCCGTCCGGCGGGCGGGGACCGGCCGGACGATCCCGACTGGTTGCGGTTCCGTGTCCTCGGGGCGACGAATCCGACGTACTTCGGGCTGTACGCGCGCAGGCGGATGGCCGTGCACGGAGACACCCTGGAGGACTTCGCGCAGGTCAAGGTGAAGAACGCCGCCTTCGGGGCACTGAACCCGAACGCGCGGTACCGCAAGAGGGTCACCGCCGAGGAGGTGGCCGGCTCCGCGGTCGTCGCCGATCCGCTGCGGCTGCTCGACATCTGCGCGACCTCCGACGGAGGAGCCGCTCTGGTGCTGTCGAGCATGGAGTTCGCACGACGGCACGGGACAGCCGACCCCGTGCGGATCCGCGCGGTGTCGACGGTGACGCCGCGCTATCCCCACACCGTGCTGGATCTGCCGGACATCGCCACGGACTCCGCGGCCGCGGTGGAGCCCGCTGCGGACACCTTCCGCGCCTCGATCGCACGGGCGGCTTACGAGGAGGCGGGTATCGGCCCGGAGGATCTGTCGCTGGCCGAGGTGTACGACCTGTCCACGGCGCTTGAGTTGCAGTGGTACGAGGATCTCGGGTTGTGCACGGAGGGCGAGGCGGCGAAGTTGTTGTGGGAAGGGGCCACGGCGCTCGGTGGCCGGATACCGGTCAACGCCAGCGGCGGCCTGGCCTCCTTCGGTGAAGCCGTACCGGCACAGGCCATAGCCCAGGTGTGCGAGCTGACCTGGCAGTTGCGGGGCCACGCGGGCGACCGGCAGGTCGGGGGAGCACGCGTGGGGATCACCGCGAACCAAGGGCTGTTCGGACACGGGTCGTCGGTGGTCGCCGTCCGCTGA
- a CDS encoding GGDEF domain-containing protein, with protein sequence MPSWTDTVRFAFQPVVNLTTGGVAALEILARPEAGDILAQARRDPELDGRLAAVAIQSAARKGTALPLHVNVFAGTLADLGGLAALREAVRAAGRLPWEVTVDIGPPYTHVPQHALLEAVATLRGDGFRICADGVGDGDVPLRLLTDLAPELVKLDVSLLARPAAVRAMRTLCEQLGALLSVEGVETELQCAAAVSAGAQLAQGDLFAPPARLPAADVYVPALSPGVAPTPPSGPSVLQFVRPAALLPATASAGRVRALLTGSPDVSGVLLVDSAGIPVRSVHRSRFLLSMSGPYGHALYADRPAAKLGDPPRTVGVDATAWEVLDVVADGERDRTSDDVAVVDRYGRCVGVVRLADLVRALSESRVEEAAGLNPLTRLPGSDVITTEVDRRIAHGRVFALSWLDVDHFKQVNDGAGFAAGDELIRAVGRALQLAASEATRVGHIGGDDFLVLADPDTLDPLASSVLDAPWSAGGRPVTLSLATILCAPGSVSDHRQAAACLAPLKQAAKSLSGASWVLGRAGLPGHEVRRGSGAAQAQAQAG encoded by the coding sequence GTGCCCTCCTGGACGGATACTGTCCGCTTCGCCTTCCAGCCGGTCGTCAACCTGACGACCGGAGGGGTCGCGGCGCTGGAGATACTCGCCCGTCCGGAGGCCGGAGACATCCTCGCGCAGGCCCGTCGCGATCCCGAACTCGACGGCCGGCTGGCCGCGGTGGCGATCCAGTCGGCGGCCCGCAAAGGAACCGCTCTGCCGCTGCACGTCAACGTGTTCGCCGGGACCCTGGCCGATCTCGGCGGACTCGCGGCGCTGCGCGAGGCGGTCCGCGCGGCCGGGCGGCTGCCGTGGGAGGTCACGGTCGACATCGGTCCTCCGTACACGCATGTGCCGCAGCACGCCCTGCTGGAGGCGGTCGCCACGCTGCGCGGCGACGGCTTTCGGATCTGCGCTGACGGCGTGGGTGACGGCGACGTACCGCTGCGCCTGCTCACGGATCTCGCACCCGAGCTGGTGAAGCTCGACGTGTCACTGCTGGCGCGCCCCGCGGCCGTGCGGGCGATGCGGACGCTGTGCGAACAGTTGGGCGCGTTGTTGTCCGTGGAGGGCGTCGAGACGGAGCTGCAGTGCGCGGCCGCGGTGTCGGCGGGCGCTCAACTGGCGCAGGGCGACCTGTTCGCGCCGCCCGCCCGGCTGCCCGCGGCGGACGTATACGTTCCGGCCCTCTCCCCCGGCGTCGCCCCGACGCCCCCGTCCGGGCCTTCGGTGCTGCAGTTCGTGCGGCCCGCCGCACTGTTGCCCGCGACGGCCTCCGCGGGGCGGGTACGCGCGCTGCTCACCGGGTCGCCCGACGTGTCCGGGGTGCTGCTCGTGGACTCCGCGGGGATCCCGGTCCGCTCGGTGCACCGGTCACGATTCCTGCTGTCCATGTCGGGTCCCTACGGGCACGCGCTGTACGCCGACCGCCCGGCCGCCAAGCTCGGTGATCCGCCACGCACGGTCGGCGTGGACGCCACCGCGTGGGAGGTCCTCGACGTGGTGGCGGACGGGGAACGGGACCGTACGTCCGACGACGTGGCGGTCGTCGACCGCTACGGGCGGTGCGTGGGAGTCGTACGCCTGGCCGATCTCGTACGAGCGCTCTCCGAGAGCCGGGTCGAGGAGGCGGCGGGGCTCAACCCGCTGACACGGCTGCCCGGTTCGGACGTGATCACCACGGAGGTGGACCGGCGGATCGCGCACGGCCGCGTGTTCGCGCTCAGCTGGCTCGATGTCGACCATTTCAAGCAGGTCAACGACGGAGCGGGATTCGCGGCGGGCGACGAACTGATCCGCGCGGTCGGGCGGGCTCTGCAGCTCGCGGCGTCCGAGGCGACCCGGGTGGGGCACATCGGTGGCGACGACTTCCTGGTCCTGGCGGACCCGGACACGCTCGACCCACTGGCCAGTTCCGTGCTCGACGCGCCCTGGTCGGCGGGCGGCCGGCCCGTCACGCTGTCGCTGGCCACGATCCTCTGCGCGCCGGGAAGCGTGAGCGACCACCGACAGGCGGCGGCCTGTCTGGCACCGCTGAAGCAGGCGGCGAAGTCACTGAGCGGGGCGAGCTGGGTGCTGGGGCGTGCGGGTCTACCGGGCCATGAGGTCCGCCGCGGCTCGGGCGCGGCACAGGCGCAGGCTCAGGCGGGCTGA
- a CDS encoding MIP/aquaporin family protein — MSNGDIFVGELIGTAILILFGAGVCAAVTLDKSKAQGAGWVVIAFGWGFGVLAGAYTAAPLSGGQLNPAVTIGFAIEGTTKWEDVPFYVLGQFAGAAIGATLCWLLYLGQFNLNADEDNAIETLGIFSTRPEIDNPVQNLITETIATAGLMLPILAMVGGQKHVAGIGDAGLPVQLIAFLVVGIGLSLGGPTGYAINPARDLGPRLIHALLPIPNKGTSQWSYSWIPVVGPIAGAAIGAAIYNAAF; from the coding sequence ATGAGCAACGGCGACATATTCGTCGGCGAGTTGATCGGCACTGCGATTCTGATTCTGTTCGGCGCGGGCGTCTGCGCCGCTGTCACACTCGACAAGTCCAAGGCGCAGGGCGCCGGCTGGGTCGTCATCGCCTTCGGATGGGGATTCGGCGTGCTCGCCGGCGCGTACACCGCCGCACCGCTGTCCGGAGGACAGCTCAACCCGGCCGTGACCATCGGTTTCGCCATCGAGGGCACGACCAAGTGGGAGGACGTGCCCTTCTACGTCCTGGGGCAGTTCGCCGGCGCCGCGATCGGCGCCACTCTCTGCTGGCTGCTCTACCTCGGCCAGTTCAACCTCAACGCGGACGAGGACAACGCCATCGAGACGCTGGGCATCTTCTCGACCCGGCCCGAGATCGACAACCCGGTGCAGAACCTCATCACCGAGACCATCGCCACCGCCGGCCTGATGCTGCCCATTCTGGCCATGGTCGGCGGGCAGAAGCACGTGGCGGGGATCGGCGACGCGGGACTACCGGTGCAGCTCATCGCGTTCCTGGTCGTCGGTATCGGCCTCTCGCTGGGCGGCCCCACCGGGTACGCCATCAACCCGGCACGCGACCTGGGACCACGCCTCATCCACGCACTGCTGCCGATTCCCAACAAGGGCACCTCGCAGTGGAGCTACTCCTGGATCCCGGTGGTCGGCCCGATCGCGGGTGCCGCCATCGGGGCCGCGATCTACAACGCAGCCTTCTGA
- the glpK gene encoding glycerol kinase GlpK, with amino-acid sequence MTDNAEKYVAAIDQGTTSSRCIIFDRGGAIVAVDQREHRQIFPKPGWVEHDATEIWSKVQAVVAGAIAKAGLRADQLSALGITNQRETTVLWDRATGKPVHNAIVWQDTRTSALCHELGGTDGQDRFRDQTGLPLASYFSGPKAAWLLDNVPGLRARAERGEIAFGTIDSWLIWNLTGGTDGGRHVTDVTNAGRTMLMNLETLQWDPSILSAMNVPEAVLPEIRSSAEVYGTAVGQLAGVPVASALGDQQAAIFGQACYDVGTAKNTYGTGSFLLLNTGNRPVPSKNGLLTTMGYKIGGEAPVYCLEGSIAITGALVQWFRDQLGIIRSADEIEPLAASVEDNGGAYIVPAFSGLFAPYWRSDARGVVTGLTRYVTKAHLARAVLEATSWQTREVVDAMFQDSGVQITTLKVDGGMTKNNLLMQHQADVLGVPVIRPKVSETTCLGAAYAAGLATGVWNDLDELKSHWQKDVEWTPAMEASVRDREYHNWRKAVEKSFGWHTDDVG; translated from the coding sequence ATGACGGACAACGCCGAGAAGTACGTCGCCGCAATCGACCAGGGCACCACATCGAGCCGCTGCATCATCTTCGACCGGGGCGGCGCGATCGTCGCCGTCGACCAGCGCGAGCACCGCCAGATCTTCCCCAAGCCGGGGTGGGTGGAACACGACGCCACCGAGATCTGGTCCAAGGTGCAGGCGGTGGTGGCCGGCGCGATCGCCAAGGCCGGTCTGCGCGCCGACCAGCTGAGCGCGCTCGGCATCACCAACCAGCGCGAGACGACGGTCCTGTGGGACCGCGCCACCGGCAAACCCGTGCACAACGCGATCGTCTGGCAGGACACCCGGACCTCCGCGCTCTGCCACGAACTGGGCGGGACGGACGGCCAGGACCGCTTCCGCGACCAGACCGGCCTGCCGCTGGCCAGCTACTTCTCCGGGCCCAAGGCGGCCTGGCTGCTGGACAACGTGCCGGGCCTGCGCGCGCGTGCCGAACGCGGCGAGATCGCCTTCGGCACCATCGACTCCTGGCTGATCTGGAACCTGACGGGCGGCACGGACGGCGGACGGCACGTCACGGACGTCACCAACGCCGGGCGCACCATGCTGATGAACCTGGAGACCCTCCAGTGGGACCCGTCCATCCTCTCCGCGATGAACGTCCCCGAAGCGGTGCTGCCCGAGATCAGGTCCTCCGCCGAGGTGTACGGCACCGCCGTGGGCCAGCTCGCGGGCGTCCCCGTCGCGTCGGCGCTCGGCGACCAGCAGGCGGCGATCTTCGGGCAGGCCTGCTACGACGTGGGGACGGCCAAGAACACGTACGGCACGGGCAGTTTCCTGCTGCTCAACACCGGCAACCGGCCCGTCCCCTCGAAGAACGGGCTGCTCACCACCATGGGCTACAAGATCGGCGGTGAGGCGCCCGTCTACTGCCTCGAGGGGTCGATCGCGATCACCGGCGCCCTGGTGCAGTGGTTCCGCGACCAGCTCGGCATCATCCGCAGCGCCGACGAGATCGAGCCGTTGGCGGCGAGCGTCGAGGACAACGGCGGCGCCTACATCGTGCCCGCGTTCTCCGGCCTGTTCGCCCCGTACTGGCGCTCCGACGCCCGCGGTGTCGTCACCGGCCTCACCCGGTACGTCACCAAGGCGCACCTCGCCCGCGCGGTCCTGGAGGCGACGAGCTGGCAGACCCGGGAGGTCGTGGACGCCATGTTCCAGGACTCCGGCGTGCAGATCACCACCTTGAAGGTGGACGGCGGCATGACCAAGAACAATCTGCTGATGCAGCACCAGGCGGATGTCCTCGGCGTGCCGGTGATCCGCCCGAAGGTCTCCGAGACGACGTGCCTGGGAGCGGCCTACGCGGCCGGGCTCGCCACCGGCGTGTGGAACGACCTCGACGAGCTGAAGTCGCACTGGCAGAAGGACGTCGAGTGGACACCGGCCATGGAGGCCTCCGTACGCGACCGCGAGTACCACAACTGGCGCAAGGCTGTGGAGAAGAGCTTCGGCTGGCACACGGACGACGTCGGCTGA
- a CDS encoding ATP/GTP-binding protein has product MIFGRTERGKPPVEPVTLKILVAGGFGVGKTTLVGAVSEIKPLRTEEVLTEAGRPVDDTSGVEGKNTTTVAMDFGRITLREDLVLYLFGTPGQDRFWFLWDELATGSLGAIVLADTRRLEDCFAAVDYFERRSIPFVMGVNCFEGVARHPVEEVRQALDLDEDVPLVLCDARDRESAKEVLIEVVQHALATTAARREPVAT; this is encoded by the coding sequence ATGATCTTCGGGCGTACTGAGCGCGGCAAGCCTCCGGTCGAGCCCGTCACGCTCAAGATCCTGGTGGCCGGCGGCTTCGGCGTGGGCAAGACGACCCTGGTCGGCGCGGTCAGTGAGATCAAGCCGCTCCGCACCGAGGAGGTGCTCACCGAGGCGGGCCGGCCCGTGGACGACACCAGCGGTGTGGAGGGCAAGAACACCACCACCGTCGCCATGGACTTCGGCCGCATCACCCTCCGCGAGGACCTGGTGCTGTACCTCTTCGGGACGCCCGGACAGGACCGCTTCTGGTTCCTGTGGGACGAACTGGCCACCGGTTCGCTCGGTGCGATCGTGCTCGCCGACACCCGGCGGCTGGAGGACTGCTTCGCCGCCGTCGACTACTTCGAGCGGCGCTCCATTCCGTTCGTGATGGGGGTCAACTGCTTCGAAGGAGTGGCCCGCCACCCGGTCGAGGAGGTGCGTCAGGCCCTGGACCTCGACGAGGACGTGCCGCTCGTCCTGTGCGACGCACGGGACCGGGAGTCGGCCAAGGAGGTCCTCATCGAGGTCGTCCAGCACGCGCTGGCGACCACCGCCGCCCGGCGCGAACCCGTCGCGACCTGA
- a CDS encoding DUF742 domain-containing protein — protein sequence MSGDGQGTSHWFDDDAGPVVRPYAMTRGRTTSPAQHRLDLIAVVVAEPHADDPEADHSLSPEHVDIVELCRDTPQSVAELAAELDLPIGVVRVLIGDLVHEEMVHVTRPVPPAELPDESILRDVINGLRAL from the coding sequence ATGAGCGGAGACGGTCAGGGAACAAGCCACTGGTTCGACGACGACGCCGGACCGGTGGTCCGGCCCTATGCCATGACGCGCGGCCGCACCACCAGCCCGGCCCAGCATCGCCTCGACCTGATCGCCGTGGTCGTCGCCGAACCGCACGCGGACGACCCCGAAGCGGACCACAGCCTGTCCCCGGAACACGTGGACATCGTGGAACTCTGCCGCGACACGCCCCAGTCGGTCGCCGAACTCGCCGCCGAGCTCGACCTGCCCATCGGAGTGGTACGGGTCCTGATCGGTGACCTCGTGCACGAGGAAATGGTCCATGTGACACGTCCCGTACCCCCGGCCGAGCTGCCGGACGAGAGTATTCTGCGCGACGTGATCAACGGCCTCCGAGCGCTCTGA
- a CDS encoding roadblock/LC7 domain-containing protein, translating to MTAPKTTGPTETGTASGELNWLLDDLVDRVASIRKAIVLSGDGLPTGASKDLTREDSEHLAAVASGFHSLAKGVGRHFEAGGVRQTVVELENAFLFVTAAGDGSCLAVFSDADSDVGQVAYEMTLLVKRVGAHLAAAPRTDLPSGG from the coding sequence ATGACCGCGCCGAAGACAACAGGGCCCACCGAGACCGGCACGGCGTCGGGAGAGCTGAACTGGCTCCTCGACGATCTGGTGGACCGCGTCGCCAGTATCCGCAAGGCGATCGTGCTCTCCGGCGACGGCCTGCCCACCGGGGCGTCCAAGGACCTGACCCGGGAGGACAGCGAGCACCTGGCCGCCGTCGCCTCCGGCTTCCACAGCCTGGCCAAGGGGGTCGGACGACACTTCGAGGCGGGCGGCGTCCGGCAGACCGTCGTCGAACTCGAGAACGCCTTCCTCTTCGTCACGGCCGCCGGTGACGGCAGCTGCCTCGCCGTGTTCTCGGACGCCGACTCCGACGTCGGGCAGGTCGCCTACGAAATGACACTCCTGGTGAAGCGGGTCGGCGCACATCTGGCCGCCGCTCCGCGCACCGATCTGCCCTCCGGCGGGTAG